The sequence CAGGCATGTTATTTTCTGAGCTATGACGTGCTGATTATAACTTGTTTGCATCTGCCTCAGTTATATGTTGCTGCTGTGTAGTGAATTCAGAGTTTTGAAATTACAGCAGCATTTTGTATTTAAAAGAACAGCTGCTTGTACAATTGTTCAGAGATCCCATTGGTCATTGTGTCTAACTGTAGACCTTCCTGGATAGACATGACGGCAGACTGAAAACTAACTAACATCCTGGCCAATGCCTGAAAAAATATGTTTGTGGGAGATTTGAAGTTGTGCACCAGACAGATGTATGTGCAATTTTCCTTCTCACCGGAGAGAAAAGGCTAGCTACTGTGGAAAATCAAGAATGTGCACCCTTATTCTATGACTTCGTAGTGTAGCATATGTCTTTATTTTCCTCTCAAAGGCTGTGAGAGCACTAGAAACAAAGCTTGAAGAAAATTCAACAGTTTGCTGTCTGCAAGATGACTCCTCCAGTGAAGtggtccctcagtaccgcactgaaaTGTTAGACTACATGCTCACATTCCggactggggcttgaacccacagctttctaTCTCCGATGAATGCTGCCATCTGATCCTGGCTCTGAGTACCAATATATGCTGTGCTTCTAAGGTGTTATATAAGTCTGGTTTTAGTGAATTTGAAAATGCTTGAGTATCCAGACCTGCCTAATCCTATTGCAAACCGCAGTAAACctccattctgcttcagtgagccaATAGTTTGGAATTGAAAAGTCTGAGTATTTGTTATTGTTTTCAGTGAACAACTTATGCAGTTGTGTTGTGCCCGTCAGCGGAGGCGTTTGAACAGAGGTCTGCGCCGCAAACAGCAGTCTCTCCTAAAAAGGCTGCGCAAGGCCAAGAAAGAAGCTCCACCAATGGAAAAACCAGAGGTTGTCAAGACTCACCTTCGTGACATGGTTATCCTCCCAGAGATGGTTGGCAGCATGGTTGGTGTGTACAATGGCAAAACCTTCAACCA comes from Heterodontus francisci isolate sHetFra1 chromosome 36, sHetFra1.hap1, whole genome shotgun sequence and encodes:
- the rps15 gene encoding 40S ribosomal protein S15, which gives rise to MADQVEQKKKRTFRKFTYRGVDLDQLLDMSYEQLMQLCCARQRRRLNRGLRRKQQSLLKRLRKAKKEAPPMEKPEVVKTHLRDMVILPEMVGSMVGVYNGKTFNQVEIKPEMIGHYLGEFSITYKPVKHGRPGIGATHSSRFIPLK